One Phycisphaeraceae bacterium DNA window includes the following coding sequences:
- a CDS encoding PDZ domain-containing protein, translated as MRITLRTFRRSLPVACVLLAACASVAAQQGTASTAVAAGTAAPAAVAATPAPAQSTPPPASTPPAARPTPLPDGSFRDLAGNRLVPPAAMAGGKLEACPPALAKHLGLDPSKVSMLAEVIPGLPADKAGLEVHDLIIAVQGLPDAGEDTIRSAIRAAKPGDSMVVTARRGDRTFSATVVLEPWHPDHMIRPLMPHHFQTLPALPPPVPATTAQVTALEARVAALEAKVAELMRLMQAGH; from the coding sequence ATGCGCATCACGCTTCGAACCTTCCGGCGTTCACTGCCTGTCGCGTGCGTTCTCCTGGCTGCGTGTGCTTCCGTTGCGGCACAACAGGGGACGGCTTCAACTGCGGTCGCCGCCGGCACCGCGGCACCAGCCGCGGTTGCAGCAACTCCGGCCCCCGCCCAATCCACGCCACCTCCCGCATCGACTCCACCGGCGGCGAGGCCCACGCCACTTCCCGATGGGAGCTTCCGAGATCTGGCCGGCAACCGACTCGTGCCGCCCGCAGCCATGGCGGGAGGCAAGCTCGAGGCGTGTCCTCCCGCCCTCGCCAAGCACCTCGGCCTCGATCCGTCAAAGGTCTCGATGCTGGCCGAGGTCATTCCGGGTCTTCCCGCAGACAAGGCGGGCCTCGAAGTCCACGATCTGATCATCGCGGTGCAAGGTCTTCCCGACGCGGGCGAAGACACCATTCGCTCCGCCATCCGCGCCGCGAAGCCTGGTGATTCGATGGTGGTCACGGCTCGTCGCGGCGACCGCACCTTTTCCGCGACGGTCGTCCTTGAGCCGTGGCACCCCGATCACATGATCCGCCCGCTCATGCCACATCACTTCCAGACGCTGCCGGCATTGCCGCCCCCGGTGCCCGCGACAACGGCCCAGGTTACGGCGCTCGAAGCACGAGTGGCTGCGCTTGAAGCGAAGGTGGCCGAACTGATGCGCCTGATGCAGGCCGGTCACTGA
- a CDS encoding insulinase family protein: protein MIQTTTLRNGMTVAVETFDGVQSCSLAWLLPGGNSYDLEGAAGDGDSALIAEYLLRGVGSMSSREHSEAFDRLGADRHSRTTKFHFLLNSTMLSQHLGETLKLVAPMVTAPRFDPEHLEPVKRLALQALAGLDDEPQHVAFIRASERHFPAPFNRSGYGHADAIQSATVERLRGEWLRRAKPAGSVLAVAGRIRIDEVLGVLEPLINGWEGSCEEPRVAAPPLGGSVHVQSATAQTHLAFGLWAPVESAPESLRHRLAVRIFGGDTSSRLFTEVREKRGLCYSVGSSATLGRDFGITSIYAGSTHERARQTLGQIRAEIRRLADGVTPDEFARAVVGFKSHLVMQGESMSARASAMAADIVRVGRPRSLKDLAAEVDAVDFESLNAYVRGPMADRWSKAETLAVVGPQPLDS from the coding sequence ATGATCCAGACCACCACGCTCAGGAACGGCATGACGGTAGCCGTCGAGACCTTCGATGGAGTCCAGAGTTGCTCCCTCGCATGGCTTTTGCCGGGCGGCAACTCCTATGACCTCGAGGGCGCCGCCGGTGACGGCGATTCCGCCCTCATCGCGGAGTACCTCCTTCGCGGCGTCGGCTCCATGAGCAGCCGTGAGCACAGCGAGGCGTTCGATCGCTTGGGCGCCGACCGTCACTCGAGGACGACCAAGTTCCACTTTCTGTTGAACTCGACGATGCTCTCGCAGCATCTCGGCGAGACCTTGAAGCTGGTGGCGCCGATGGTCACTGCGCCACGCTTCGACCCTGAGCACCTCGAACCTGTGAAGCGGCTGGCCCTCCAGGCGCTGGCCGGTCTCGACGACGAGCCGCAGCATGTCGCCTTCATCCGCGCCTCGGAGCGCCACTTCCCCGCCCCCTTCAACCGCTCGGGCTACGGTCACGCAGACGCGATTCAGTCAGCGACGGTGGAGCGCCTCAGGGGCGAGTGGCTCAGGAGGGCCAAGCCTGCTGGCTCAGTTCTTGCCGTCGCGGGCCGCATCCGAATTGACGAGGTTCTCGGAGTTCTGGAGCCTCTCATCAACGGATGGGAGGGCTCGTGCGAAGAACCCCGTGTGGCGGCGCCGCCGCTCGGAGGCAGCGTGCATGTGCAATCTGCAACGGCGCAGACCCACCTCGCCTTCGGGCTTTGGGCACCGGTCGAATCCGCGCCAGAGTCACTGCGGCATCGATTGGCCGTCCGCATCTTCGGCGGTGACACGAGCAGCCGACTCTTCACCGAGGTTCGTGAGAAGCGAGGGCTCTGCTACTCCGTGGGCTCGAGCGCCACACTCGGTCGCGACTTCGGCATCACCTCGATCTACGCCGGGAGCACCCACGAGCGGGCGCGTCAGACCCTGGGCCAGATTCGAGCGGAGATTCGACGCCTCGCCGACGGCGTGACCCCCGATGAGTTCGCCCGCGCCGTCGTGGGATTCAAGAGTCACCTTGTCATGCAGGGCGAAAGCATGTCGGCACGGGCCAGCGCCATGGCGGCCGACATCGTTCGCGTGGGGCGACCTCGGTCGCTGAAGGACCTGGCCGCCGAGGTCGACGCGGTCGACTTCGAGTCACTCAACGCCTATGTCCGCGGGCCGATGGCCGATCGCTGGTCGAAGGCTGAAACGCTCGCGGTGGTGGGCCCGCAGCCACTCGACTCGTGA
- the dapB gene encoding 4-hydroxy-tetrahydrodipicolinate reductase yields the protein MSLLGVSMHAERASPSDVGGDATPRPALRIVVHGAKGRMGRRIVACAAETRSFTIVAELDQGDSERWIGSSDSADAIIDFSSDRGAQVAARAAVTKRSALLVGTTALSPETLSMLRDAARSVPVMVAPNTSLGVAVTRRLVAEAARLLGSEFDIEIVERHHRHKLDAPSGTAKALAESLDGAGRPISPERIHAQRLGDVIGEHTVTFAGPGEVIEIRHAATSRDLFARGALRLSSWLVHRPAGWHTVEEWISELKHSHGPGGFA from the coding sequence ATGTCCCTGTTGGGGGTCTCGATGCACGCTGAGCGCGCGTCGCCATCAGATGTCGGTGGTGATGCAACACCGCGCCCGGCGCTTCGCATTGTGGTGCATGGCGCGAAGGGTCGCATGGGTCGGCGCATCGTCGCGTGCGCGGCAGAGACGCGGTCATTCACGATCGTCGCCGAGCTTGATCAAGGTGACTCGGAACGCTGGATCGGCTCATCCGACAGCGCCGACGCGATCATCGACTTCAGTTCCGATCGCGGAGCGCAGGTTGCGGCGAGAGCGGCAGTTACGAAACGATCAGCGCTCCTGGTCGGAACCACCGCACTCTCCCCGGAGACACTCTCCATGTTGCGCGACGCCGCACGCTCGGTGCCGGTCATGGTGGCGCCGAACACCTCGCTCGGGGTGGCGGTGACTCGTCGACTGGTCGCCGAGGCGGCGCGTCTCCTGGGGTCGGAGTTCGACATCGAGATCGTCGAACGCCACCATCGGCACAAGCTCGACGCGCCTTCCGGCACAGCCAAGGCCCTGGCTGAGTCTCTCGACGGTGCCGGACGCCCGATTTCGCCCGAACGAATCCATGCCCAGAGGCTGGGGGATGTCATCGGAGAGCACACCGTGACCTTCGCCGGTCCCGGCGAGGTGATCGAGATTCGCCATGCGGCGACCAGCCGCGACCTCTTTGCGCGAGGCGCGCTGCGGCTCTCCTCGTGGCTCGTCCACCGGCCTGCCGGGTGGCACACCGTTGAAGAGTGGATCAGCGAGTTGAAGCACTCCCACGGCCCCGGAGGATTCGCATGA
- a CDS encoding ferredoxin family protein codes for MAHIIAEPCIGTKDTACVEVCPVDCIHPTKSDGDHGESNQLFIDPDTCIDCGLCVDECPVHAIFPQDDLPEEWQKYIQINADYYKSKA; via the coding sequence ATGGCCCACATCATTGCCGAACCCTGCATCGGAACCAAGGACACCGCGTGCGTCGAGGTGTGCCCGGTCGATTGCATTCATCCCACCAAGAGCGACGGCGATCACGGTGAGAGCAATCAGCTCTTCATCGACCCGGACACCTGCATTGACTGCGGCCTCTGCGTGGACGAGTGCCCTGTTCACGCCATCTTCCCGCAGGATGACCTGCCCGAGGAGTGGCAGAAGTACATCCAGATCAACGCGGACTACTACAAGAGCAAGGCCTGA